Below is a genomic region from Erigeron canadensis isolate Cc75 chromosome 7, C_canadensis_v1, whole genome shotgun sequence.
TTTAATATCCCAACTAAAAAGTATGGGTCCTCATGTTTATAATGGTTTATATGATAGAGTAAAAAGCAGGCCCCCATATCCCCATCACtattttttggtatctcgaccactactactttttgcagcgaccctcgctgcaaaaagtgaaaaaagtgtgggccccatgtctataatggtaaatatgGCAGAATAAAAGCAGGCCCCCTGtcagggtcgctgcaaaaagtttGATCGGGTTACCAAAAACATGGTCGGGTTACCAGGCGCGGGCCCCCATCATTAATAATCTGATCGGGTTAACAAAATAATGGTCGGGATATCAGGCGCAAATATTTATATGGTTGACAGCTTTCAATTTTCTGACACACCCCCACTATTTCTACTACATTCATTgattcatattttatatttgtatatatatgcattagTGTATGAAAAAAGCAACCTATCAAATATCAATTGCTATCTTCTTTCTGTTTCTCTCCTTTCTTCCTTCTTTTCCTTTCCCCTCACCggaaaactttaaaataagaaAGATGAAACATTTGTTATTACTGTGATCACCTACGAAAGCCGGCCTCTTAAATACCGACTTTGGGTGAAAACATTGaagaccggtgtcttagacaccggctTTGCCTTCCTGCTTGCCTTGTCGACTAAGACCGGTGTTGGAGACACCGGCTTTGCCCCAAAAACCTCAAgtccggtgtcttagacaccggttttTGTAGTTTCACAAATTCTATGACAGATGTTCGTATTTACACCAAGTGGTTCGAAATTTGTAGcatccgtacaaaaaattctTTGCATTGTGCTTTGCTTGTTGTGATAGTAGATGTAGTTGATGAAATAGGACTCATAAGCAAAGACGGACATACCTCAATCCAATGAATAAGGAAGTCAGGACGttggaaaaaatataaaaaaacgaTAGCCTCAAAGATAGTCTAATTTCTTGTTGAGTAAGTAATGGTCAGAGACGGTACcagaaaaaatttcaaatggggcaaacttagaaaacttatgaaaaataaacttaaaaggggacaaaatgttaaaaacctataaaatatttttaaaaattaatgaaaaaattaaaaatacataacaaaatttaaatttggaggggggtATTGAACCCCTTtgccccctttagtaccgccccaGCTCATGGTCATATCTAAAGTGTAGATATAAGTCATAATCAATATGTTTGTCGTTGTTGGTCTAGATTTGTATATCATTCATGGAATTATATTGTAACTTAGTAAAAACAAATCACAAATATAGTCTTTTGTTAGTATTATCTACTTTCAAACTAGTAACAATCTTTGTTAATTACATTAAAACTAGTCACaatatttgttaatattatCGACTTCAATATTATTGTGGAAAATTGATAACTGTGTGTATTCTGTATTTCTGTTATATTTAGCCGATTTAACTTTTACTAAATAATGTCTTTTGAATGCTACTGCATAATAATTTGGCATAAATTTTGAAAGCTAAAATCTTTTACATGGTCATGCACGGATTGCACGATGTATTAGTAAACGTTTGTCACCAATAATGGACCAgcatatataaacttatacgAGTATTACTTTTGTGAAATATGGATATTAAAATGGAGCTAACATTAATGGAATTTTGGATATTGTTTTTTGGAGTAGGCGTGGCCGGATTTTCAACTTTGTTTTGGAGTGTTTTTCTACCCAACAACTCTCTAAAACGACCTTCACTGCCTGAAACTTAAAGCACAGTCCATTAAATTCGTTCCACGTCATCAACTCTCTCCATCTAACTTGCTTGTGACCCAATAAAGTCACAGGTATTTAGATTTAGCAAAAACAACGTTTTCAAATGCCCTGATACATCCACGTCATCATAATGGGACCCgattggaagaaaaaaaatgtggtcaTTGATAATGACACATGATATAAATGGTCATATAATCTCCACCATATACcatcattttttaattatttatttattttttgtgtcttttttattatgaatttatgaGTAGACAAAGACAGTATACAATTTGACAAATTTAAGCAAAAATTtgcatttataatttatatttataaattttatatatatattgtcggtagaagagagaaaaaaaaatgaattatctCGCTTTTGATTGGTTGAgagtttattttcttatattctgATTGGTTGgattatatttaaaaactattaaatgtcatttttatatttagtaacaactgaatttaaagaaaaacaataaaaaaaaatatattcaaatttttaatgAGTTGGAAAtcttttaatataacttaacaTTCTTAAACTTATACTTCTATAATACATctgtacattaaaaaaaatcaaaaggctaattatattttgtttgttactaagaaatttatcaatttatatatattgttttatcaACAATGATTATTTACTTTCCCCcactaaaataaatattaaatgaactaaTATTAAATACATTCTTTTGTATATTaagattataaaattaattaaaaagcctTTAATCTAATACGGTACgtgtgttttttaaaatatttataaagttgtttttgtttaaactttATCTTCGTGGCATTTTACACTTTAGTGAAATGGGCTTAATATAATGGTACGTGTGTTCTAAAACgtttataaaattgtttttgtttatactcCATCATCGCGACATTTCACATTTTAGTGAAATCGGCTATCAAGAGTTGAAGAGTTAGCCCTAATTGATTAACAGACTTTATCTTATTATTGGCATGAAGTGTTTTGTAATAAGGATTGAATAGAATAACCCAAGTAATACAATATTTTGACtactttcaaatattatataactaaatgttcattacaaaaaaaatacgTTTCTCTTAAACAACTCattgaacttaaaaaaaatatcaacaatatcattaacaaacttaaaattttgattgGCGGATCGACTTAACAACTTGAAAACTCAACCTGGACCGATCCAAGAAATCATGTTGGTAGGTTAACGGGTTGAAAATCTCTTATAGTTTCAAGTTGAGTCAATTATTGACAGTCTGACTATTATCTATAAACAACTTAATTATACATTTACAACATTTTAGTGGAGTAATGTATATAACCCCTATACATACacaatagttaatatttattaaaactatttatgGTAAATGttcttcaaattataattatatttttttccaataataatatttttaaactataacAGGTCATAAAAAACTCTTTATGTACGAAATGGGTACCCACGCGATGcggcggcaacgggtggtgatggtggcggtggtggtaacgatgtggttattaatctaaaagtagtTGATGTAAATGCAGTGTTGTTATTTTATGGTTCagggatgtatcttttgtaaaaaatatttattaaaagtattatagagatattaggtagaaataattaaattaatgaataaagaagatagatagtttgAATAAATATGGTTGAGAAATATATTAAGGATATAtttggtagatttagtgtggtgagttaagaatgtgttaaaaattaaaggtattttgggtattttaaaggtagataGTTGAAAAGAGGAGatggtagtttgttttataatagagtatagatagatatcaaacccattttatatatactatacttgAAATTATACAAgtgtttaaagattatcttaaatATATGTTCGATTTCATACTAAACATTATTTTTGGTATACGATAAGACGTATATTTTTTGCAATGTTtgttatatgtacatgttattatgtaacttttaacgACTGAGTATTAAACTAGGGCGGGTTGAATTTTAAGACCAGGTTGGCGAGTTCACAAGcccaatttattttaattttcaaataaaaatatcaaattaacttttttgTGGTTTATAAAAGGTATGTAGATATGTAAATAACGGCTATTATTAGTAAAGTTGTCAATGAGTACGAGTTCGGATGTTGATGGGTAAAAAACCTGTGACCCTGACTCAACCCATTAAAAATTTCAGGTCAGGATTTTCAACTCTTACCTACAACATGTCAACCCAAACCAACCCatcaacttgaaaaaaaattagtttggCGGGTTAGTAGGTCGAGTTTTGGGTTGTCGGGTCAAATAAGCcggtgggttgacgggttgatgACTTAAGGTTAGGTCAAATAGGTCATATGAGttatgggttggtgggttaATTTCAGGTTAAATGGATTGATGGGTCgacctattaaaaaaatattatataaacttaaaaatattttcacattgAAGGGTCGACCTGTTAACCGAATAGGTCAACCACAACCTAGCCCAAAAAATAAGGTTAGTGGGTTTGCGGTtcgagatttcacaaccctaACTCGGTTATTTTCGTGAGTGTTCCAGTTCTGGTTTCAGGTTGAGTCGAGTATTGATAACCCAAATTGTTATGGTTGTCAATCGGGTTGATCTGTATCGAGTTAGatctcccgctgtcgaatcgcgacacgaagtttcaagtgaaattcacctttaaaaaaaaatacctaatatttagtatttaataaTGTTAGCGATGGTTTTATACTTTAAATGAATATTAATatacaatctatataaataatcaaaaaaaatgtaaaattttcTTTCGGATGTTCTATTTCACGTATAACGAGATATATCACCGGGGCAACTCGagagacattacatttgttaacggtttaataaaaaatatctatTCAAGAGATAAGGtgccataaactttttgaagaaaatatgtattattcaaattattaaaaactgatatttgtcagttaaaaaatgaactgtaaaagttttgtgtgaaagtgaaagtcgttcGCATAAAAGtatagtgctaaaagtgtaagagacttaaatgttgtggtgaaaataaaagaaaatcaaaaagtatacaaatttagtgctaaaagtataagggattaaaatgttgtggtgaaaataaaatgaatagaaagttttattattctttacaagtcTTCTCGTACATTTCTTTCtaatatatgtgttataaagtttgttgctaaagtaTAAGatgttaaaatgttgtagttaaaataaaagatcatcaaaaagtagaaaaatttagtgttaaaagtgtaagtagctaagatattgtggtgaaaataaaaagattaaaaagtttactaagaattataaaagttttgttctaaaagtgtaaagagtgaaactattgtggtggaaaaaaaaagtatactattctatacacgctttcccgtaccttaaaataaaagaaaattaaaaactatgaaagtttagtgctaaaagtgtaaagagttaaattattgtggtgaaaataaaaaaaaaattacaaagtttactaaaaaatattgtaatttagtgctaaaagtgtaaagattgaaggttttgtgttgaaaataaaaagaataaaaagtgtactaaaaagtactattatagtttagtgttaaaagtgtaaagattgaaacttctgtggtgaaagtaaaaagaataaaaagtatactattactaaaaaatattatagtttagtcctaaaagtgtaaagattgaaagttttgtggtgaaaataaatagaacaaaaagtttactaaaaagtactccgtattatagtttagtgctaaaaatgtaaagattgaaacttatgtggtgaaaatataaaaaataaaaaaaataaaaaaatatactattctttacgcggtaaaaagtttactaaaaagtactattatagtttagtgctaaaagtgtaaagattgaaacttctgtggagaaagtaaaaataataaaaagtatactattacttaaaaatattgtagtttagtgctaaaaatgtaaagattgaaaattatgtgatgaaaaataaaaaaaattaaaaatatattattctttacacgtttttcgatattttgtttttaatatatatattataatgaaaTTGTATGTGAAATGCTGATAACCAATGTTAGATGTCGTATGCGGGAAAAAAGGTCTAAAGGTAACTTTAGTATACGTAAAATATCTTTTATGTCATTATATACAACCTAACATAACTAATCCTCAAAACTACTAAACTACAATCTTACCCAGAAGCGGTATcagaaaaaatttcaaagggggtaaacttagaaaacttatgacaaataaatctaaaaggggacaaaatattaaaaacttatagaaaattttatgaaaaatttaaaaatacatgacaaaatttaaatttggaggggggcattggacccccttgccccccctttagtaccgcccctgaTCTTACCTCGTACCATGAAAATATAAAGATGTTGGTTTCAGATTTTATCTATCGAGATAGAATTAGGGATGACAACGAGTCGGGTATGGTCCGAGTTTTAGTAATCTCAGACCCGGACCCGATTAAATTTTCCCGTCCCAAACCCGGACCCAGCCCGACGGGTCCCCATTTATTTACTAACCATCGGGTAATGGGTTTCCCTACTGGTAATCGGGGATCCGTTATTATTAATATCTCTTGAAATccttcttttattttgttatataaagatttgttttatgtaaatttgatttttacGAAAAAATCACCTTACTGGAATTTTTCATTTCTATAACCTCCATCAGTACTGAAACATAAATATCTAACTTCATGATTTTTTCTAGGAAGTATGGAATTTATGTCAACGATTTATTTAGAATAATAATGTTAAACTGAAATGAGAAACCGTTAATGCTGAATTAAAACTAGATATTTCATTCCTATTCAAATAATTAGAAATAAGCATATtagtatttaatataatatatacggGTCGGGTAAACGGGGGCGGGTTTAGGGTATACGGGTCGGGTATGTGGGTTTTCATCTAAAACCATACCCAGACCCGAACCcgcataaaaaaataaaactatccTCATACCCGGCCTTAGACCCGTTTACCCGGAACCAAACCCGGCCTGAAATTCTCGGGTTTTAGATTTCCTCACCGGGTACGGATTTGTTTACCATCCTAGATAGAATAGAATCTGCAATCTTtacaaaatatgtaaataaaacCCTTAACCtttgtttgaaaaattaaagaTGTAATTATGTAAATCACTTATCTAGCCATACTGATTTTACATCCAACATTATCTACAACCAATATACATTGCTAGTTACCTGTTTGtatagttctttttttttaaaaaaaaaaacattcaagACTTTTATTGATGATATAAATTCTAGCAATTTGCTAGACAACATACATGagttgttaaaaagaaaaattggatGCAAAAATTACagagaaagaaacaaaacagAGAAATACTTGTTTgtatcaatgttttaaataccggccggtattatcggtattaccggTACTGGAGACCACGACGGTATTTTAAGTCCGATATTTTTCCAGTATTTTGACTATTCAATACCGGTCAGTATTTAcggtattcccggtattttccggtattatcataccggtatttccggtattttcaaaaaataaattttgatttttaaaaaaaattatttttatgatactttaatgttattttttgttatttgtgaactttaaaacctatattttgttatgaaatacatatttggtattatttttgagtaaattataattgcattttgattatttttgttaaattgtaacaagttttgtaggatttttacacaaaaaatataataaattaaaaatagtcgtaccggccggtattaccgataataccggtaataccggaaaattttttcacaccggtataactaaaatactaatttttaaaacattggtttgTATATTATATTCCGATTTTCCGATTCACGTTTGATATTAGTGGACAACAAAGTTTATCTAAAGGCATTGTGTATACACGTCAAGTAGCAATGAGGTCACTAAATTAATGAAAGGTAATGTCATGACGACGAGGATCCTATATATCCCTTTTTTACAAATGCTCATCTCACAACCATCACCAATTCATCATCgtatcaaaattttcttttctatacttctatactattatataaaacattaagATCATGGCTTCACAGTTCAGTGGTCATCAGGGTTGGATAGAACCTTTAGATGACTAGAACGTCACTGGTTCGATTCCCGCAAACATGGGGTTTTCCCAATTTATTTGGGTTTCCTCTTGGAAGGCATTAGGGGATGATCGCGTCGCTGCCACCGATTGCAAATGGTGGTGCGGTGAGTGATACTATTCgcagttcaaaaaaaatatatataaaacattaacTTCTtcccatttttttaaattactaACTTTAAAATACTCAATATAtctctcttctttattcactaatttaaacatttctatctaatatacttataatacccataacaaaaaaatttacaacataaacccctcaacctttaaaataactacactaccacctttaacatcaaatatGTTAATGTTCATTATCATTGCCGACCCCACCACTTGTCACCGCTTCCGCCACAGCCGCCGCCACCACACAGTCGTTGTTACTATCGCTGCTGTATTGTGCGAACATACATTTCGTCATAACGACTgtgtagtgttttttttttctttttttactttcaacAGCTTTAATTTTGTCCATACTTTCACATAATATggtttcgtttttattttcctttttttttccctaaatttatttgtataaagttttaatgttttaacttttttttatactttctACAATGTATTGTGCAAAAAATGTCATGTTGATTAAATTTGCATATGTATGCATGTATCTATAATAAttgatgtattaaaatttaaaactttaatatatGGATGTTACGGTTTCACCTATGTAATAATAGTTAGATACAAAATTAATTAgtcaaaacaaatacaaattaacTAAAACTGAAATTTCATgtattattatgaataaatatcaACTTTgcaaaattatttcaaaataattCCTTCTCTTACACATCTATTATGGATGTCGGTCATTGTCATTCCCATTTTTTTagaatgtttcttttttagacTGTAACTGTAAAAGTGTTGTACTATCCGGCAACTAGTGACTTGCTAGTTTGCATTGTTGTTTAATATAATTCTATTttggctgttaaaaaaaatgaatgttcGCTTTTAATCAAAACTCGGTTTTCTACTAATCGGAAAAGTTGGACAATTTAACCGTTTGTCAGGACAACTATAAAATGTGcctatattttcaaaaatataggCATTGGTTAAACCAATTGGTTCGAACCGGTTTTAAAACACTGATCCTAAATTGTCTAGTTATTTGCATCAATTACATAATTAAGGTTTAAACAAGATGATCAACACTAGGCCAAAATATCCAGATAGCCGATAATATTAGTTATCCAGCCGGTTGCCGGAGtaagatattttcaaaaatgcCAATTCAACACATGTCACAACAAGTAGAAATGCAAAAGCCGGTTAGCGAATATAACTTTAGCTTCTAGACTTTTCCAACCAACTTGTAAActtaaatttcattttcatttgcaTTTGCATTTGAGTTACATTTAGAAAGGAAACATAATTTGACAAATAAACATAGTAGATAGAAAAACATGGCATTAAACACACCTTTGTGTTAGTCCTTTTTGACAACTTATATGAATATTCTCTCTATAACCACCCTTCCCGCaaattcttcatcattttcaacCTTATACTAGAAAAGTACTCCAAGGTATGATTTATCTCATTTTGTTacaaactttataaatatacttttgTTACATACTTAGTTTATATGTACTAAACTTATATATTGGTAGAAAAATTATAGATGTTATTAACATACTCGTATCACGCTCACGCTGGCTAGACTCTCACCATGTTATGGTGAAGGCGTTGCCTTAATCCAAAACTATttcgtttaaaaaaaaggtgGTTTTTTTTTACAACCGCAACTAGTCCACGTCAGACTGTCACGTATTGAAACGTTTAATGATTGATATTTTGTTGTGTTTGTAGGTAGGAAGAAAAAAATGTGTACTAGTGATATGGTTATGGATCGTAAACAAGTTGTTAGTAATATTTCAACTTTGCTTGAGTTATCTGCATTTGATGATCTAGAAGGGTTCAAGTCAATAGTCGAAAAAGATGGTTTCGATGTTGTAGATAGTTGTGGTTTATGGTATGGTCGAACAATAGGTTCAAGAAAGATAAGACTTGAAGAAAGAACACCACTTATGATTGCTTCAATGTTTGGTAGCaaaaatgttttgaaatatattttagGAATTGGTCGTGTTGATGTAAATAGATGTTGTGGTTCTGATAAGGCGACCGCTTTACATTTGGCTGTTGCTGGTGGTTCTAATTCATGTGTTGATGTTGTCAAACTTTTGATTGATGCTGGTTGTGATGTTAATTGTTTAGATGTAAATGGGAATCGTGCAGTTGACTTGGTTCCTTATGCTTTTGGTACTAGTTTTAATTCGAGAAAGAAGTTTTTGGAACTTATGTTAAATGGTTACTCTGATAATGAAGAGTTATGTGTGTTGAATGAACTGATTGAGAGTCATAACGAAATAGAAAAGGTTTCGCCTATTTTGGTTAAGAAAGAGTATCCGGTTGATCTTTCTTTACCCGATATGAAGAATGGGATTTATAATACGGACGAGTTTAGGATGTATACTTTTAAGATTAAGCCGTGTTCAAGAGCTTATTCTCATGATTGGACTGAATGCCCATTTGTTCATCCTGGTGAGAATGCTAGAAGACGCGacccacgaaagtttcattataGTTGTGTACCTTGTCCTGAGTTTAGAAAAGGATCTTGTAGACAAGGAGATAATTGTGAATATGCTCATGGGATTTTTGAGTGTTGGCTACATCCTGCACAATACCGAACTCGTTTGTGTAAAGATGAGGTTGGTTGTAATAGAAAAGTATGTTTTTTTGCTCATAAACATGAAGAGCTTCGCCCGTTACACCCTTCAACCGGCTCTGCAGTACTTTCTCCAAGATCTTTAGCTGATATTTCGTCGATTAGTCCTTTTTCTCTTGGCTCACCGTCTGTTATGATACCCTCTAGTTCAACACAACAACCCCTTTGGTCAAACCAATCATCACCAACCATGAAGGTGTTCAATAACAGGTTTAGGACAACACCAAGTGTTCAAGATTTGGACTTCGAAGCTGAGCTGATAAAAATGGATCAATATCGTCAGCAACAGCTATTAGACGACTTTGCACGTCTATCTCCACCTTTTTCTAGCGATTATGTTGAAGAATATGGCATGCTGACCGGATCCAGAACTAGCCCGTTGCATCAAACCATGAATTATTCTTCTGCAGGGCTTCCATCTTCACCACTGAGGATGTCTTCCTCGTCCTCGTTTGGACCCAATCAAATCATGAACTCAAGATCAGCTGCTTTCGCAAAGAGGAGTCAGAGTTTCATTGATCGTGGTTCAGTCAACCGTCAGTCAACTATGGCGCCGTCCAAGCTTTCAGACTGGAGTTCTCCTGATGGGAAGTTGAACTGGGGTATCCAAAAAGACGAGCTCAACAAATTGAGGAAATCTGCTTCTTTTGGAGTACGTAGCAGTGGCACAAGCTACGGGTCACCAGGGACTAATGCTACATATGACGACGGACAAAAGTTCTCACCTTGGTTGGAAGAGCAAATACTTATGGATCAAGAGCAACTAGTAGCTTGATTACACAAATTTGGTTACTTTCTAAACCTCTTTTTAACATGATGTATCGTTCTTTTTATGtgaatttaacttttatatctCTACAAAGAATTGGGGGAAAAGAGCTAAAATACACACAATAGCCGATTTGTTTTGACAGACTAGAAGATTGAAAGCACCATCTGAATATATCTACATATTCTTCAAGTTTAGTCTCATTTTTTTCTGTACACATTTGTATTTTCGTTATTGATTTCATATGAATAATTTACGCCAATAATCTTCAAAGATTTCCTCTTGTAGTCTCTTGAAGTTTTTCGTTGATGTTGTTTTCTTGGTGTATATATCAATGTTTTCACAACTTATACATGGGCAGTATGCATTAGTATTTTGTTACTAGTTTGTAAGCTTACAAGATTATGCAATCTCTGAATATTGTGCAGGCCAGACATCCTTAACTTTTATGTCCATACAGTTTTTTTTATGTCTTATTTGGATATgatacatattaaaaacatgTGATGTATATATGATGAACATGTGTATGGATTTGATTAAACATGAGATCAAGAATGTTTGGTTGGCCAACCCCTTTACGATTTTATGATGTGGATTTGGTTTATTGCTAAATCTTttagttgatgaacataattgAATAACACTTGTGATTTTGGTTGCAAAATCTTAAAAGGGGATTTATTGAATTATTATATACTTGGACTATCTAATCTTCATCATACCAACTTGAGTATCATATTGAAAAACTAATATTTAAGTGATATTATTGTTTGGCCGTAAGTTGGGACCAAAATGACACGTTGATTCATGATAAGTTCTAAGAAATACTACTATTTCTTTTTATGGACGGACATAATAAAGCTGCTAAAACTAGTATTTTTGGCCTCATAAATTTTGTTACATGATATACacctattaaaaaaagaaaataacaatgAATTAAGATTAATAACTACTTGTATTTTGTAGGACCGACGATGAGAAATAGGTTTTATTCGACGGTTGCCATTAAAAGAACACTATATCGGATAGTATTCATAAATCGAAAAGGCTTGCTTTAGGTCCTATAAAACATTGAGACGTGCTAAATGAGCCTTGTATTGGTACAAAGATGAAAGTAAACAGAGTTCATATATGATGGCTAAATGGAAAGAAATATAAAGTCTTATGTGCTAAGTTATACGAGTAAAtgatattcaaaaaaaaaaaaaaaactaagtttTAAATGGGTCCTTTATAAAAAAAGGTGCTTTTTCTGTAGGTCCAACCAAAatatttgtaatttgtaatttgAAATTCGAAATCTACGTTCAAGCAATTCGACAGAGGTGATTTTTCACTTTGAAAACACAGATTCAAACAGCCCATATGTATTAAAAACGCCAAGCCAATGAAATGGAAGACCAGATATTGTAACTgagtaaattacaattttgtataaaaaaaagttttagaaaATGTATACTAATTCAAGAAGCAATTGATCATAAAACTCCAACTCATGAGCAAGCTTTGCATTTGATGTCTCGACAAgaagtttctttttctttgatcCATCATCATCTAATAACTTCCTCTTTGAACTCGATCTCGAATCTTCTTT
It encodes:
- the LOC122607577 gene encoding zinc finger CCCH domain-containing protein 66-like: MCTSDMVMDRKQVVSNISTLLELSAFDDLEGFKSIVEKDGFDVVDSCGLWYGRTIGSRKIRLEERTPLMIASMFGSKNVLKYILGIGRVDVNRCCGSDKATALHLAVAGGSNSCVDVVKLLIDAGCDVNCLDVNGNRAVDLVPYAFGTSFNSRKKFLELMLNGYSDNEELCVLNELIESHNEIEKVSPILVKKEYPVDLSLPDMKNGIYNTDEFRMYTFKIKPCSRAYSHDWTECPFVHPGENARRRDPRKFHYSCVPCPEFRKGSCRQGDNCEYAHGIFECWLHPAQYRTRLCKDEVGCNRKVCFFAHKHEELRPLHPSTGSAVLSPRSLADISSISPFSLGSPSVMIPSSSTQQPLWSNQSSPTMKVFNNRFRTTPSVQDLDFEAELIKMDQYRQQQLLDDFARLSPPFSSDYVEEYGMLTGSRTSPLHQTMNYSSAGLPSSPLRMSSSSSFGPNQIMNSRSAAFAKRSQSFIDRGSVNRQSTMAPSKLSDWSSPDGKLNWGIQKDELNKLRKSASFGVRSSGTSYGSPGTNATYDDGQKFSPWLEEQILMDQEQLVA